agggggggacacagggacacgGACACGAGTGGGGGGGCCATATCTCATGTtccctgacacccccccccctcaaaaatCCCTAGGGAGAACCTGCCCAGCCATTTCAAGTTCAAGGAGTACTGTCCCCAGGTCTTCCGCAACCTCCGTGAGCGCTTCGGCATCGACGACCAGGACTACCAGGTGGGCTGAGACcccggggtgtgtgtgtgggagggtATGTCCCATTTtggggagccccccccccgctccccagcTTGACATCTCTCACCCTCCTTGTGTTGTCTGTGTCTTCCccccccttccaaaaaaaaggTGTCGCTGACGCGGAGCCCCCCGCACTGGGAGGGCAGTGACCGGCGGTTCCTGCTCTCCTCCGACCGGACGCTGGTGGTGAAGGAGCTGTCGAGCGAGGACGTGGCCGACGTCCACGGTCTCCTGTCCCACTACCACCAGGTACGGcgaggtgagggggggggggctaaaTGGGGCAAGGGGGGAGCGTCACCGCGTCTTCTGGCGTGTCACtgtcgtgtgtgtcccccccccaccccagtacGTGGTGCAGTGTCACGGCAGCACGCTGCTGCCTCGCTTCCTGGGGATGTACCGGGTGAGCGTGGACAGCGAGGAGACCTACCTCCTCGTCATGAGGAACATGTTCAGTCACCGCCTCCCCGTCCACAGAAAATACGACCTGAAGGTAATGGCGtgccccccccctgccccgggacccccccgtTGGCAGAGGTGGGGGGGACGGACCCCTTCATTGCCTCACGTTGCCTCtgttttccccccccccccaccctctcTTCAGGGCTCCCTCGTGTCCCGAGAGGCCAGCGACAAGGAGAAGGTACCAGGGTGGGGTGTGATACTGTGACCCCCCCCCAAGTCTTGAGCCCCCCTGCTCTAAGTCTAATTAACCCCCTGTAATAACTACAGCTCATTACCTGCCCCCTCCAATGATGGCTCGTTACCCTAACGATGCGCCTGGCGCAGGAGATCCGAGCCCCTTGACTGCCATGGGCACATCCCCTGCTTGGGGGAGTCCCCTTCATCCCTGGGTACCCCCTGGctgccctccccttcccagcttGACTTTTTGGGGGTGACTGCCCCACAtgtgcccccccccctgcccctgctgcagGGCAAGGACCTGCCCACCCTGAAGGACATGGACTTCTTGAACAAGAACGAGAAGGTCTATGTGGGTGAGGAGGACCAGAAGGACTTCATGGAGAAGCTCAAGAGGGACGTGGAGGTGGGTGAGTTGGGGGGCTAAACCCCCCTTGGCAGCCATGATGGGGGGGTGCTGCACCCCCCCGGGGCCATCAGAGTGCCCCACCCCAACAGCGTGGGTCCCCCCTCACCCCAAATAACTTCTtggttgccccccccccaccttccccagTTCCTGGTGCAGCTGAAGATCATGGACTacagcctgctgctgggcaTCCACGAGGTGGGGcgggcagagcaggaggaggaggaggaggtggaggaagaagagggcgGAGGGGGTGACGAGGGGGGGGCTACAGTCTGGGGGGGCTCCTACGGGACCTCCCCCGAGGGCATCGGCAGCTACCTCAACTCACACCGCCCCCTCGGCCCCGGCGACTTCGACCCCTACGTCGACGTCTACGCCCTCCGCGGAGCCGAGGGTGAGccgggtggggggtggggggtggggggttgttttggggggggggggacaccctgTGACCTGACTCCCCCCCACCGtgtcatttccccccccccagctgccccccgACGGGAGGTGTACTTCATGGGCCTGATCGACGTCCTCACCCAGTACGATGCCCGCAAGAAGGCGGCGCACGCGGCCAAGACCGTCAAGCATGGGGTGAGGGGGGGACGCCCCCAAATTGGGGGGGTGGAGctggcagggacccccccccattATCGTTTGGGTGGGGTGGCAGGGGCACCCccccttatttttttttggggggagtgTTAGAGCCCTGCTGGGGTGGAAGAGGGAGGGTATgggggggacactgggggggcCAGCCCCGTGGCAGGGAGTTGGGgggtgatttgggggggggggtgggttggtGGCACCCATcatgggtggggagggggggctggtCCTGGGGGGGAGGCATtgggggggcccggggggggggtctgatCTCACCTCCCCCCCCAGGCAGGAGCGGAGATCTCCACAGTGCACCCCGAGCAGTACGCCAAGCGCTTCCTCGACTTCATCACCAACATTTTCGCCTAGGGGGGGCCCCCCCCGGACCAAgagcacccccccccctccccacgggGTGTGCAGTCCCCCCCCCACTCAGCGTGCACAGCCCCACTCCGGGCCCCCCAGTCACCCCCTCGGGTGTGGGGCCCCCCCACGGcagcttcccccaccccagcaggcGGGGGCTTTGCTACTTAAGTGCCTTAACTTtatttgagggggggggggggggggggggtccagccCTGCCCCCCCCTCAAGCAGTTGGGACCCttctgcaccccccccccccccccaatgcgGGGGGCAGGAATCAAACACTACTTGCCCCAGGGTGAGGGGGTATCCCCCCTTATTCCTCTCtggggggggcagcacccccTTTTCTGTGGAGGACCTAGGGGTGGGGGTacagcccctgccccccccccttctaaGCCAGGCTTGGGGGCCATtccttgccccccccctccatgtgggacctgggggggggggcatcagacaccccccccctttACTGCAGCCCTTAAGGGTGACCCCAGTTCCCATGGGGGGAGGACCCTGGCCTTGTGTGACCCCCCCGGGGGGTGGGCTCTGGGGGGTGATATTCCCCCCCTCTCATACGAGGCGGTCCTTGGGGGTTGTCCCCAgaccctacccccccccccctttaccTATTGGGGGCCCCCCCACACCAgggggtccccgtccccccccaacTGTGTcctgagaaataaattattgaAGCGGACCCGGCTCTGCCCCGTTACCGGGACCCCCTCGAACTTTCCGGCTCCTCCCCATTACCGGGAAGCCCCCCTCCTCGGCGACCCCCCCCGTTACCGGGAcaccccccgccgcccccccccccccccgcaatcTCAGGCCCATGCCCCGTTCCCGGCACTCCTGGCCCCGCCCCGTTTCtctgcccccgccccgccctctGGCTCCGCCCCCACCATCACGCGCAGTTCCCATAGCGACGGGCTCCCCgctccatcccccccccccccgtcctcGCGGACCTGCGCCTCGCGCCGTTGCCATGGCCCCCGCCCCGTTGCCAtggcggccccgccccgcgcggtCACGTGACGCGCGGCGGCTCCGGGcagggtcccccccccccccgccgccgccgccgccgccccgccccggccgccgccgcccccgccaTGCTGCGGCCGCCCGGCAATGGtgggtccggggggggggggggggggagaaaccgggggggggcggtgcaGGGGACGCGGGGACCCTTCGTGCTCCGCTACCGGTACCGCCGGGCTCGGCCTTACCCGGGCCTGCCCGCGACACCGGGCCCCATCCTGGCCCCCCGTGACGGGACGCAGCGGTGCCCCTTGCTCCCGGTCTGGCCGCTGCCTCCATCCGGACTCccgtgtccgtcccccccccccccggcctgtCCTGCCCCCCTCGGCCTCATCCgcgccaaccccccccccaccccccccccccccccccccgagtccCTCCCGGGCCTCAACTGgcctcccccgccccgggcctGTCCAGCACCCCAGGgccccatcctgccccccccGGGATCTCCCCCCATCCTACCCCCCCCACCATTGCTGGTCCtcatcctgccccccccccctccgccgtGATCCCTGTCCCCTGCgtggagcccccccccccccgggaagctcggggggcgggggggcagcaGCATTTGGAgctccccccccagcagtggGGATCCCCCCATAG
Above is a window of Aquila chrysaetos chrysaetos unplaced genomic scaffold, bAquChr1.4, whole genome shotgun sequence DNA encoding:
- the PIP4K2C gene encoding phosphatidylinositol 5-phosphate 4-kinase type-2 gamma isoform X2, whose translation is MLLPDDFKASSKIKVNNHLFNRENLPSHFKFKEYCPQVFRNLRERFGIDDQDYQVSLTRSPPHWEGSDRRFLLSSDRTLVVKELSSEDVADVHGLLSHYHQYVVQCHGSTLLPRFLGMYRVSVDSEETYLLVMRNMFSHRLPVHRKYDLKGSLVSREASDKEKGKDLPTLKDMDFLNKNEKVYVGEEDQKDFMEKLKRDVEFLVQLKIMDYSLLLGIHEVGRAEQEEEEEVEEEEGGGGDEGGATVWGGSYGTSPEGIGSYLNSHRPLGPGDFDPYVDVYALRGAEAAPRREVYFMGLIDVLTQYDARKKAAHAAKTVKHGAGAEISTVHPEQYAKRFLDFITNIFA
- the PIP4K2C gene encoding phosphatidylinositol 5-phosphate 4-kinase type-2 gamma isoform X1 codes for the protein MAAAAAAATGPAAPRTKTKKKQKRFVPQRVKVPRAADPLLAVLAWGVNHQISELSQVPLPVMLLPDDFKASSKIKVNNHLFNRENLPSHFKFKEYCPQVFRNLRERFGIDDQDYQVSLTRSPPHWEGSDRRFLLSSDRTLVVKELSSEDVADVHGLLSHYHQYVVQCHGSTLLPRFLGMYRVSVDSEETYLLVMRNMFSHRLPVHRKYDLKGSLVSREASDKEKGKDLPTLKDMDFLNKNEKVYVGEEDQKDFMEKLKRDVEFLVQLKIMDYSLLLGIHEVGRAEQEEEEEVEEEEGGGGDEGGATVWGGSYGTSPEGIGSYLNSHRPLGPGDFDPYVDVYALRGAEAAPRREVYFMGLIDVLTQYDARKKAAHAAKTVKHGAGAEISTVHPEQYAKRFLDFITNIFA